A single window of Maylandia zebra isolate NMK-2024a linkage group LG2, Mzebra_GT3a, whole genome shotgun sequence DNA harbors:
- the grhpra gene encoding glyoxylate reductase/hydroxypyruvate reductase — protein MQSAGKLMKVFITRRIPQEGLKILSAAGVCEVSQWDSDEPVPRADLLKGIQGAHGLLCLLSDKIDAEVLEAAGPNLKVISTLSVGFDHLAIDEIKKRGIRVGYTPDVLTDATAELTVALLLATARRLPEGVEEVKNGGWSSWKPLWLCGYGLSGSTVGVIGLGRIGMAIAQRLMPFGVKRLLYSGRTAKPHAAEVNGEFVPLDTLVSESDFIVVSCSLTPETQGMCDKSFFSKMKPTAVFINTSRGAVVNQEHLYEALSSGQIAAAGLDVTTPEPLPTNHQLLTLKNCVVLPHIGSATYSTRGVMSALAVQNLLGGLQGTDMPSELTL, from the exons ATGCAGTCAGCGGGAAAACTCATGAAGGTTTTCATAACGAGGCGCATCCCGCAAGAGGGGCTGAAGATCCTGTCAGCGGCTGGAGT GTGTGAGGTGTCTCAGTGGGACTCCGATGAGCCTGTTCCGAGGGCAGACCTTCTCAAAGGTATTCAGGGGGCTCACGGTCTTCTGTGCCTGCTGTCGGACAAGATCGATGCTGAGGTCCTGGAGGCTGCAG GGCCGAACTTGAAAGTGATCAGCACGCTGTCTGTGGGATTCGACCACCTAGCCATCGATGAGATCAAAAAACG TGGTATTCGTGTTGGATACACCCCGGATGTCCTGACTGATGCCACAGCAGAGCTGACTGTGGCTCTGCTGCTGGCCACCGCTCGCAGATTACCAGAGGGAGTGGAGGAGGTGAAAAA TGGTGGCTGGAGCTCATGGAAACCTCTCTGGCTGTGTGGTTACGGTCTTTCTGGCAGCACTGTAGGAGTCATTGGACTGGGACGCATAG GCATGGCCATAGCTCAGAGACTCATGCCATTCGGAGTAAAGAGACTTCTGTACTCTGGGAGAACAGCCAAGCCGCACGCTGCTGAAGTGAACGGAGAGTTTG TTCCCCTGGACACACTTGTGTCTGAGAGCGACTTCATTGTTGTTTCCTGCTCCCTGACACCAGAAACCCAGGGCATGTGCGACAAGAGTTTCTTCAGCAAGATGAAACCCACCGCAGTCTTCATCAATACTAGcag GGGGGCTGTGGTGAATCAGGAGCATCTATATGAGGCACTGAGCAGTGGACAGATAGCCGCAGCTGGACTGGATGTCACAACACCTGAGCCACTTCCAACAAACCACCAGCTTCTCACGCTAAAGAACTGCG TGGTGTTACCTCACATTGGCAGTGCCACCTACTCCACGAGAGGCGTCATGTCGGCATTGGCAGTGCAAAACCTGCTGGGTGGTCTGCAGGGCACAGACATGCCTAGTGAACTCACCCTCTAA
- the LOC101467663 gene encoding zinc finger and BTB domain-containing protein 5 yields the protein MNFPSHFQHIFKQLNHQRLQAQLCDCVVVVGGQTFQAHRSILAACSSHFRALLTSSDTADEAGGSGADRCRDGPNVIELDPEVVTPESFSTLLDMIYTSTLSLGTSNVMDVLLAASHLHLNAVVKACKIHLSRKNFPASAPKGWRSVQQQEQESPSSQVAGSSQQRVRSGLEEDLDKEEMGEEVSQSGGDEDCVVIVGHKRKLHKDRLSDKKRTCRLPGSNYKECSPIVTRSCVSHEERGEAPLFSGCLQITDTLWENQGDDEEKKYKAPKGELEEIQLPSQSDSSIAGVWEKCEHTDGDSVVKVKVGEEEGDKPQMAVIEVKKENLSSYSPDLLTSNSPPSPLEACTDNLNAQFSGEKMVAASPATCNVGSLQSELCTDLRTEEQGETGDLDEDSADGEGLDSLSDLAFSCFLNPGTESVMGALEEDDSLASLTAAATAAAAAASEAPPALVDAGEHDQKSDEANTSTAQSSDSSSSLIFPVTSVPLQQLLPTQSPGFSDTIILQPTQSSLTGFLSTVRSPLSAGAPVVQPSRAGKSSGATTFRRIAPKTQPGSEAGTELSHGSGGDVADRPPLTRASEDVLSKCKKAAAEDHVLLVEGEKKYACKICCKTFMNLTDCKKHIRVHTGEKPYPCPKCGKRFSQSSHLYKHSKNTCLNWKDDQSLAGTLL from the coding sequence ATGAACTTTCCAAGTCACTTCCAGCATATTTTCAAGCAGCTCAACCACCAGCGCCTCCAAGCTCAGCTGTGTGACTGTGTAGTGGTGGTTGGAGGTCAGACCTTTCAGGCTCACCGCTCCATCCTGGCAGCATGCAGTTCTCACTTCAGGGCTCTCCTCACCTCCAGCGACACTGCAGATGAGGCTGGAGGTTCAGGGGCTGACAGGTGTCGAGATGGTCCCAATGTGATAGAGCTCGATCCGGAGGTGGTGACCCCAGAGTCTTTCTCCACCCTGCTCGATATGATTTACACCTCCACTCTGTCCCTAGGGACCTCCAATGTGATGGATGTGTTACTGGCGGCATCGCACCTGCACCTCAACGCCGTGGTCAAGGCCTGCAAGATACACCTGTCCAGGAAAAACTTCCCTGCCTCTGCGCCTAAAGGTTGGAGgtctgtgcagcagcaggagcaggaaAGTCCATCTTCCCAGGTAGCAGGCAGTTCACAGCAACGGGTCAGATCAGGCCTGGAAGAGGACCTCGATAAAGAGGAAATGGGAGAGGAGGTGAGTCAGTCTGGTGGGGATGAAGACTGTGTGGTGATAGTGGGGCATAAGAGAAAGCTGCATAAGGACAGGCTCAGTGACAAGAAGAGAACCTGCAGACTTCCTGGATCAAACTATAAGGAGTGTTCGCCTATTGTTACCAGGAGCTGTGTGAGCCATGAGGAGAGAGGAGAAGCTCCGTTGTTTTCAGGTTGCCTGCAGATCACTGACACACTCTGGGAAAACCAAGGTGATGATGAGGAGAAGAAGTACAAAGCACCCAAAGGAGAATTAGAGGAAATCCAGCTGCCGAGCCAGTCGGATAGCAGCATAGCAGGTGTGTGGGAGAAGTGTGAACATACAGATGGAGACAGTGTGGTCAAGGTAAAGGtgggagaggaagagggagacAAACCTCAGATGGCAGTGATTgaggtgaaaaaagaaaatctaagcTCATATTCTCCAGATTTGTTAACCAGTAATTCTCCTCCGTCTCCACTGGAAGCCTGCACAGATAATTTGAATGCACAATTCAGTGGCGAGAAGATGGTTGCAGCCAGCCCAGCAACATGTAATGTTGGCTCTTTACAGTCAGAGCTGTGCACAGATCTTCGCACCGAGGAGCAGGGAGAAACTGGAGATTTGGATGAGGACTCGGCAGATGGTGAGGGCCTGGACAGCCTGTCAGACCTGGCCTTTTCCTGCTTCCTCAATCCCGGCACTGAAAGTGTCATGGGAGCTCTGGAAGAAGATGACAGTCTAGCCAGCCTCACAGCTGCTGCCACAGCTGCTGCAGCCGCCGCCAGCGAAGCTCCTCCAGCTCTGGTAGATGCAGGTGAGCACGATCAAAAGTCAGACGAGGCAAACACCTCTACTGCTCAGTCTTCAGACTCTTCATCTTCACTTATCTTTCCGGTCACCTCGGTCCCCTTGCAGCAGCTTCTCCCAACTCAGAGTCCAGGATTTAGTGACACCATCATCCTCCAGCCCACCCAGAGCTCTCTAACAGGGTTCCTGAGCACCGTCAGATCACCACTCAGTGCGGGAGCCCCTGTCGTCCAACCCTCGAGGGCAGGGAAAAGCTCAGGAGCAACAACCTTCCGTCGAATCGCCCCCAAAACGCAACCTGGATCAGAAGCCGGCACAGAGCTTTCCCATGGCTCTGGGGGGGACGTCGCCGATCGGCCACCTCTGACAAGAGCTTCAGAGGATGTTCTCTCCAAGTGCAAGAAAGCAGCTGCTGAGGACCACGTGCTACTGGTGGAAGGGGAGAAAAAATATGCCTGCAAAATCTGCTGTAAAACCTTCATGAACTTGACTGACTGCAAGAAGCATATTCGTGTCCACACAGGAGAAAAGCCCTACCCCTGTCCCAAGTGTGGCAAGCGCTTCAGCCAGTCCTCCCACCTGTATAAGCACTCGAAGAACACCTGCTTAAACTGGAAAGATGACCAGTCTTTGGCAGGCACTTTGCTCTAA
- the tomm5 gene encoding mitochondrial import receptor subunit TOM5 homolog, whose translation MFKLEGLGPKMDPEEMKKKMRQDVILSLRNFLIYVALLRATPYVLKKLDSI comes from the exons ATGTTTAAACTGGAAGGGCTGGGACCCAAAATGGACCCGGAGgagatgaagaagaaaatgCGACAAGATGTCATCTTGTCTTTACGAAACTTCCTTATTTACGTCGCTCTGCTTAGAGCCA CGCCGTATGTGTTAAAGAAGCTGGACAGCATATGA